A single genomic interval of Eurosta solidaginis isolate ZX-2024a chromosome 3, ASM4086904v1, whole genome shotgun sequence harbors:
- the Tbcb gene encoding tubulin-folding cofactor B isoform X1 yields the protein MEALQINSGEEYVKVNVSNSKTDGIALDLKFAKNLTVGELKCKLEIITGGNAGTMQLELYSGDRLVTKLSDDNILLGALPIETGMRIHVIDSFNWITDVEKFELTDEQYATKEDTLRDFLKKNRLGKYNEEEAQQREEKLKRQKQFEQERAELCAVGARCQVTVAGNPVRRGTVRYNGPIEGKNGIFIGVEYDEPLGKNNGSIAGKSYFSCAPKYGGFVPPTAVEVGDFPREDVGLDDDEI from the exons ATGGAAGCTTTACAAATCAATAGCGGTGAAGAATATGTTAAAGTCAATGTTTCCAATTCTAAAACTGATGGGATTGCATTGGATCTGAAATTTGCAAAAAACCTTACAGTGGGCGAATTAAAG TGTAAATTAGAAATCATCACAGGCGGCAATGCGGGCACAATGCAGCTGGAGTTGTATAGTGGTGATCGGCTGGTCACTAAACTCAGTGATGACAACATATTATTGGGCGCGTTGCCCATAGAAACCGGTATGCGTATACATGTTATTGATAGCTTCAACTGGATAACAGATGTTGAAAAATTCGAACTTACCGATGAGCAATATGCAACCAAAGAGGATACTTTACGTGATTTTCTCAAAAAGAATCGTTTGGGCAAGTATAACGAGGAAGAAGCGCAACAACGGGAAGAAAAATTGAAGAGACAAAAACAGTTTGAGCAAGAACGTGCTGAGTTGTGTGCGGTGGGTGCGCGTTGTCAG GTAACAGTGGCTGGTAATCCCGTGCGGCGCGGCACAGTGCGTTATAATGGGCCAATCGAAGGCAAGAATGGTATATTTATTGGCGTGGAGTATGACGAGCCGCTAGGGAAAAATAATGGCAG TATTGCTGGCAAAAGCTATTTCAGTTGTGCACCAAAATATGGTGGTTTTGTGCCACCAACCGCTGTTGAAGTAGGCGATTTTCCACGTGAAGATGTTGGACTGGACGATGATGAGATATAA
- the Tbcb gene encoding tubulin-folding cofactor B isoform X2 — protein MEALQINSGEEYVKVNVSNSKTDGIALDLKFAKNLTVGELKCKLEIITGGNAGTMQLELYSGDRLVTKLSDDNILLGALPIETGMRIHVIDSFNWITDVEKFELTDEQYATKEDTLRDFLKKNRLGKYNEEEAQQREEKLKRQKQFEQERAELCAVGARCQVTVAGNPVRRGTVRYNGPIEGKNGIFIGVEYDEPLGKNNGSLYIYS, from the exons ATGGAAGCTTTACAAATCAATAGCGGTGAAGAATATGTTAAAGTCAATGTTTCCAATTCTAAAACTGATGGGATTGCATTGGATCTGAAATTTGCAAAAAACCTTACAGTGGGCGAATTAAAG TGTAAATTAGAAATCATCACAGGCGGCAATGCGGGCACAATGCAGCTGGAGTTGTATAGTGGTGATCGGCTGGTCACTAAACTCAGTGATGACAACATATTATTGGGCGCGTTGCCCATAGAAACCGGTATGCGTATACATGTTATTGATAGCTTCAACTGGATAACAGATGTTGAAAAATTCGAACTTACCGATGAGCAATATGCAACCAAAGAGGATACTTTACGTGATTTTCTCAAAAAGAATCGTTTGGGCAAGTATAACGAGGAAGAAGCGCAACAACGGGAAGAAAAATTGAAGAGACAAAAACAGTTTGAGCAAGAACGTGCTGAGTTGTGTGCGGTGGGTGCGCGTTGTCAG GTAACAGTGGCTGGTAATCCCGTGCGGCGCGGCACAGTGCGTTATAATGGGCCAATCGAAGGCAAGAATGGTATATTTATTGGCGTGGAGTATGACGAGCCGCTAGGGAAAAATAATGGCAG TTTATATATTTATTCTTAA